CGAACGGGCTCGTCCCAGTCGCTCCGGGCCGCAATCGGCGCTCGCGGGAGCGGATCCGAGACGGCGATCAGCTGCAGTTCCTCCGCCCCGTCCTCGAGTTCCGATCCCGCGTCCTCGTACTCCGCGGAGTGTTCGACGAACTCCTCGTGTTCGTCGAACTGCTCCTGGGGGATCTGCGGCGCGGAGGCGAACGCACCCGTCGCCGCGGCCGCGACGGTGTCGTCGTTGATCATCTGTTCGCGGGTCGTATCGTGGTCGTCCGCGGTCTGGATCTCCAGATCGTTCGCGTCACCCTGCGGGAAATCGCCGATGTCTAGCCCGGCCTCGCTCAGCATCATCGCCGGCGCGAGCGTTCCGCTGAACGACAGGAGTGCGCCGGTGGCCATCGTCTCCCCCGCGAGGTCGTCGATGCTCTCGATGTCGCTGTCCGGCGTGGTGATGATCGTCGAAAAGTACAGCGGCCCGCCGAAGGCCGTCCGCATCCCGAGGACGTCGGCGAACTCCTGGCTCCCCGGGAGCCCCGTCGGCGACGTATCCGCGATCTCGGCCTGGTTGGTGTTGAGCGCCTCGAAGGTCTCGACGTAGCTACCGGCAC
This genomic window from Natronococcus occultus SP4 contains:
- a CDS encoding PhnD/SsuA/transferrin family substrate-binding protein; the encoded protein is MVKQPRRGTNTRRTFLTATGGAALAGLAGCLGEGDGGGRESDDPVRFVLNPAEEQTDIVEEYTPMKEYLEAETGADIELIRAGSYVETFEALNTNQAEIADTSPTGLPGSQEFADVLGMRTAFGGPLYFSTIITTPDSDIESIDDLAGETMATGALLSFSGTLAPAMMLSEAGLDIGDFPQGDANDLEIQTADDHDTTREQMINDDTVAAAATGAFASAPQIPQEQFDEHEEFVEHSAEYEDAGSELEDGAEELQLIAVSDPLPRAPIAARSDWDEPVRDDVREALLDAEEEDLIPDDVDEEYELWFTGIEEADRSDYELVVELFDELDLEFEDFEDE